From the Drosophila sechellia strain sech25 chromosome X, ASM438219v1, whole genome shotgun sequence genome, the window gaaaagcttccATGGCTGCACATCAAACGTCAGCACGGAAGGAAgctgtttctgtccagggagTTTGGGTGTGGGCGCCTGGCATTCGGCATTGTCTAGCATTCCCCGCCACCACCCACCAAAAACCCACGGCAAATCCATTTTTCCCTCACCCAACGGAGGCTGTGAATGTTTACACTTTGGATTTGGTTCTGGTCGTCGCATTTCCCTTccacctttttttttaatttttggttgGACTCGACTCTGCTCGAGATTTTAAATACATCTCGGTTAACGGTTGTTATGGCAATCCGTTCGGAAAAGGGACCTGGTTTTACAGCGTGTAACAGCGGCTGTTGCAGTGGGGAATCCCCTCGAATAAGTTGGAAGTTTGGGCGGTCAAAAGATGTGGAATTTTTGAAAAGTTCAGCATATCAGAAGTTGAAAAGCCTGATCTAGGTAATCTTAATAGTGTCATAAGTCTTGTAACAGATGTAGATTTAAATAAGTAGATCATAATTTGTTGGAAATGCAGAGTTGCATTTCGATATTGTGTTGATCGATGACAGTTTGAAGTGATGTTGATTCCtacataaattatatttaaaattatatttatagttCTATTTAAGGGACAAGTTGCGTGCTTTTAACAATTTAAGGACACTATATCTTCCTCTCTTTTATAGTCGCATGCAACGTCTCACACATGCCACACAATTTGTGCCACTTTTGTGATGCGCATCCATTTCCGCTTGGGCGGCGGCACCACTTCCAACGAACCCCACCCACCCGCCAAACCACTCGCTTGCCATATTATCCTTGCttttattatgattttttcacatttcactcGAGCGTTGATTGAAATGTTGAGCGAACATATACGTACACACGCACATATACAGACGGAGAGACAGACAGAAGGTTTgaggtggttgggtggtgaAAGCAAACAAAGCGGTGCGAAAGGGAAGGCCATACGTTgagtggtggtgggtggttttCTGGGCTGGCTGGgcttatttgtttgtttgcatgTAAATTGCAATGTACCACCGTTCTTAGACCCTCCACCCTCCACCCTCCACCCTCCGCCCCCCACCCCTTTAGCCCGTTTCaattttttagattttaaaCTTTGTTTCTTGTCTTTTTGTTAAATGTTTGCCGCTCCCTCCGCTGATTGTCATTTGCTTTTAGCGCCGCATTACCACCCTCCATTCTCCGTTATGAGTGGTTCCAGCGGTTGGTGGAACGTCCATCATCCATCCATTTCATCCATCCATCAAGGACAATCAAGGCAAACGCGCGAGAGCTTTTTGTGGGTTTGATTTTGGGCTCCGGCACAAAAACAgaatttcttttcctttttggcccAAAACCGGGAAAAAAATGCTTTTGGGGGCAGCGGCTAATGAATTAGTGGGCGGGatatttaaaacttttttcgtTGGActtttgcattaattaaattaaaattttatttcctGTTTGGTGGGGggtgtcttttttttttaatttattttatgaaaaacgccttgtaaatattaaatatttattttaattttttataaatttcatacATCTGTTTATTGACATTATAACTCTATTAGCACGTCaccacatacatatgtaagtaTATCTGCATTTTCTCTGCCCTCCGTGAAAACCGAGCTTGCAATCCTGACAATGCGAACAATCTTGAGCAGCTTAAGTGCCGCTGGCGTCGGATTTGGCAAATATCCGTCAGATACACACAGTGTATCACAAAAGATATCCATGGAGCAGGAATCCCAGGAGCAGGATCCATTGCCGCAcacccatttccatttccatgtccCTGCACTCACGCAGACTGTAATCGCTTTACGTGCGCTTTGTTGACAATTGTCAAGTGGCATTCAGAAATGGGTGGGAAATTCTGTGGAAAAACTCAGGGAAAGGGGAAGACCGTTAGAGGAACATCATTGACGCCACATGTTGCCGGCGACAGATGCGTTGGATTGCAAATTGTCCCAGGTAAAGTGAGTTGGCACTGCTTTTATTTCGCTTTTCACTTTATTGAGACAGTTCGGATTGTCAGTCAATTGGAGGCTTGAGATTTGCATTGGATGAATGAGACGAGTGGAAAACGGGAAAAAACCCACACACCCGCACAACTgacaaggcaaacaaaaaactgGGCAAACAACATATTTTGAACGACAATTTTCACGCATGCAAATTAAGCAAATGGGTACATTTTGCAAAAGCAATTTTCTAGCTAAATCGCTGGATAAACTTGGCGTTCGTCTTCTCAAAATATTAGTCTTGTTTTGATTCATTTGATACTACCCACAACTCAACCCCCAATCCATTGtccccagccacgcccacggAATAGAAGGAGACCAATGGCAGTTAAGCGCTTAGGAAAACTTTCGGCGTTTTTGCCGTTGTTCGTTTCCTTTCGTTAGTTTCACTCCACCCACCCAGTagttatgaaaaaataaactaGAAAAAGTGGGTCCTATAGCGTGAGAGGTTCTTTAAAAGGGAGGAGCTATTatcgaaaaataaattgtgattGTTTTCACAGTCATAACAatgaaaagaataaaaaagCGAAGTTCTATTCTTATATGAATGATGtagaattaaaattaataaagttaCAGTAAGAAACATATGTGTTCTTTTAAGCTTTGCATTTGTTTCATTTGTTATATGTGGGATCGCTAACATTTTTTAAAGATTTGCGAAGTAGTTATTACTTAAAGCATTAAATGTACTATTTCagtatttttgaaaatttcgcGCCTTTGACAGTGTGCCCATTCGATCTCTTTATCGAAATATATAGGTCGGCAACGATAATAGCGCTTATCGATGATAAGCGATGATGGGCATCGTTATCGATACCGATATAGCGGTAGTTTATCAACAACATTAGTCGTAAAATAATCTTAACATCTTAACTTAATTGCACTGAAAAGATAATACCTATAAGTAAATCGTAAATGCGGCTCCTTAAGCCGGCCTGGGTGCATCACGATGGTAAGTTTGCACGATGCGGAAAATCCGCAAAAGCCGGGCTTTCCAATTGGTGGCTCcaaatttgattgaaaaataatCCAATTCCATATTTTTGCCGGCAGACAAACAGATATTCTCGGTGGATATCCACAAGGATTGCACGAAATTCGCGACTGGAGGGCAGGGCAGCGATTGCGGACGAGTGGTCATCTGGAATTTGCTGCCGGTGCTCTCCGACAAGGCGGAATTCGATGCGAATGTTCCGAAGATGTTGTGCCAAATGGACCAGCATTTGGCCTGTGTCAACTGCGTCCGCTGGTCGCAGAATGGTCAGAACCTGGCATCGGGATCCGACGATAAGCTCATTATGATCTGGCGCAAATCTGCCGGCTCGAGTGGAGTTTTCGGTACCGGCGGCATGCAAAAGAATCACGAATCGTGGAAATGCTTCTACACACTGCGTGGTCATGATGGCGATGTCCTCGATTTGGCATGGTCACCCAACGATGTCTATTTGGCCAGCTGCAGCATTGACAACACGGTGATTATCTGGGATGCCCAGGCATTTCCACATTCGGTGGCCACCCTAAAAGGACACACGGGTCTGGTTAAGGGCGTCTCCTGGGATCCGTTGGGTCGCTTTTTGGCCTCGCAATCAGATGACCGGAGCATCAAGATCTGGAACACCACGAACTGGAGCCTATCGCACACGATAACCGAACCGTTCGAGGAGTGCGGCGGTACAACGCATATCTTGAGATTGTCCTGGTCACCGGATGGCCAGTATCTGGTCTCTGCACATGCCATGAATGGCGGCGGACCCACCGCTCAGATAATTGAGCGCGAGGGCTGGAAGTGCGACAAGGATTTCGTGGGTCATCGCAAGGCGGTGACGTGTGTTAGGTTTCACAATTCTATCTTGAGCCGCCAGGAAAACGATGGCAGTCCCAGCAAACCGTTGCAATACTGCTGTCTGGCTGTGGGCTCTCGCGATCGTTCACTATCCGTTTGGATGACCGCCCTGCAGCGTCCCATGGTTGTCATCCATGAACTGTTCAATGCGAGCATTCTCGATTTGACGTGGGGCCCCCAGGAATGCCTGCTAATGGCCTGCAGTGTGGATGGCAGCATAGCTTGCCTGAAGTTCACCGAAGAGGAACTGGGTAAGGTCATTTCCGAAGAAGAACAGAATGCCATTATACGGAAGATGTATGGTAAGAACTATGTGAATGGTCTGGGAAAGCATGCCCCACCCTTGGAGCATCCGCAGAGATTGCTGCTGCCTCAAGGCGACAAGCCCACAAGATTTCCACTCAATAACAATAGTGAGGCCAACCAGCGACCCATAAGCAAACAAACGGAAACGAGGACGAAGGATGGCAAACGTAGAATCACTCCCATGTTTATACCTCTCCACGAAGACGGACCCACATCGCTGAACATGAACATTGTGTCCAGTAGTGGATCGGCCACAACAGCTTTAACTTCTTGCTCGGCGGCGGTCGGAGCGGTCTCGGCTGCTCCTCCAACGGAGagcgctgccacgcccctgaTGCCGCTGGAGCCTTTGGTTAGCAAAATCGATCTGGGTCGTCTGGATTCCAGATTGAAAACCCAACCCGCCAGCCAGCGCCGTCAATCACTGCCTTTTGACCCCGGCCAGAGCAATGAAATGTTACGGACTCCACGGCTGGAGGAGCACCAAAGTAGCACCAGTAGTCCCAGCAATCTCAATGTCACGGCCACCGGAAAGAGTGAGTTTGTGAAGGCCGCTCTGGACTATCGTCTGCATGTCTCGAACGGTCACCTAAAGACACAACACGGTATGCTGGCCAAGGTCACCGCATCGGATTCCAAGGAAATGCTTTGGGAATTCTATGTTGGATCTCCGCTGGTCAATCTGAATCTGTGTGGAAAATACGCCATGCTGTGCTCTCTGGATGGGAGTATGCGACTAATTTCCATGGATACGGGCTGTCCAGTCTTTCCCGCCATCTCGCTGACCAGTTCCGCAGTGCATTGCGCCTTTGTGAGTCCGGATAATTAGCACTTATATAAAGCAGCCATATCACGACTCGATTTTGCATTAGAtcctgcttttttttttctttgagaAACCCCCAAAATCCAGTCGCGATCATTGGAGTCTTAaggaatttatattaattccTATTTATTCCAGAGTCCGGACAACAGTTTGGTTGGTGTGCTGACCGAGTGCGGATTGCTGCGTATATGGGATATTGCCAAAAAGGTCATCAGCCTGGCCGCCGGCTGCCTGGAGCTAATAAACAAGCATGGCACGGCCGCACAGTTCTCGATAACGAATCAGGGGATGCCCTTGATTGGGTTCCCCAGCGGCAACTCGTACTCCTACTCGACGAGCCTGCAATCGTGGCTTGTGCTGGCCACCAAGGATGCGATCATGTACCATGGAATCAGGGGCACACTGCCTAGGGACATGGACCAAATGCAACAGAAGTTTCCGCTGCTCAGCATGCAGGCCAGCAGTCAGAATTACTTTAGTTTCACTGGTAGCATGGAGTTGTAAGTGAAAACTATTCATACCCATTCCAATATATGACTCTAAACGCAATAAACTATACCTTTTAGGAGACATTCGGAAAGCTGGCAGCAGTGCGCAAAAATCAGGTTCATCGAAAACCAGATCAAGTTGTGCGAGGCCCTCCAGTCGCTGGATGAACTGCAGCACTGGCACAAGATGCTCACCTTCCAGCTGGCCACCCACGGCTCCGAAAAGCGCATGCGTGTGTTCCTGGACGATCTGCTCAGCATGCCGGAGCCGGGAATATCACAGGTGAGCGAAGTCTACACATATGTGATTGTGTTGTTTATAGGATCTCTACTTTCATCTCTTTCTAGTTCGTGCCAAAGTTGGAGTTAATGCAGTGTGTTCTGGATACGCTCAAGCCACATTCCGAATGGAATCGCCTGCACTTGGAGTACACGGAGCTGCTAAAGGAGTGCAAATCTGAGAGGCAGAAGGATATCTTTGCCGCACCAGCTCCGCCACAGCCTAAAGCTGCCTCTTCGGCGGGTTCATCGCCAAGGTCAGGGGAGGCAACCGGTGAGGAGGTCACAGAAAAGGAtggtgcaacagcagcagctgctgccggTGTAGCAGGATCACGAATGGCTGTGACAACGGGCACAAGCACTACAACAACTACCACTGCCAGCAGCTCACTTTCTTCATCCGGTTCATCCTCATCCACTTCCGGTTCcggatcatcatcatcgtcatcatccaCGTCTTCGCTGTCTGTGCCACAGCCTGCTCCTAGTCTCTCGCCAGAGATTCAAACTCTAGACTCGCCCACCGTTTGCATAGATGATGAAATTTTGTCGGCCTCATCTTCACTACCTCCGTTGGATACCTCTCCCGTGGAAGTTTCGCCAGCGTCCACGTCCGGTGGGGCTGCTTCCACATCTCCTGCCGCTTCCGTAGCGGGATCAGCTCCATTTTCCAGTTCCAAAATAGATCAGACATGAGACGAAAGACTCCTATCCCTTATAAACCACCTAATTTGTGTGCATTTCCCTAAGCTATAAGCGttaaaaaacttttatacCGAAATTTATTAGGATCTTTCAATTCTCCATGTCCATAAGAAACGCCAGTTATgcaaatcattaaaattgagTAAAAATTGCACTGATCTGTGTATGTGATTACAAAAACTGGTACCGGGAACCAATATTTCTTTCAAAAACCCTGAAACTAAAAGACATTGCCTTAGATTTGTACTCTATATTGTGTACTAGAATCGATCGTTACACTAATGTAACagtaatatataatatatataatagcCAGCGACAAACGATTGTTGCCTGCCACAAAGCAATACAtttgtaaatatgtaaacTATATCCGATTGCTCGGTCGCAGTGCTGTATGTTTAGTCTAAATAGTAGAATTATGATTTGCGCATGCATGCTAATTGGGGACTGCCATCCCGTCCGCTGCTTCAGAGAAGTATATGAGGTAGCCACATACATGGCCTCcgagcatcatcatcattaacaTCATCATCACAAATAACCGTCATCATCCGATGACAGTCGCAGGTGGTGCGACTGCCGGTACCTCTAGCTATTGGACATTATAGTGCGGTCCTGGCGTTGGCACACTCTTCAGCGGCGAATCAAACTCCATGGGCGGCGCCTCAATGACCGGCGTCTCCGCCACCCCGGTGCCGATCCTCTCCTGCAGGATTTCGTACAACTTGTGGATGTGCTCGTTATGGGCCGTCGTCGGCTGCATGGCCTTC encodes:
- the LOC6619001 gene encoding protein HIRA homolog, which encodes MRLLKPAWVHHDDKQIFSVDIHKDCTKFATGGQGSDCGRVVIWNLLPVLSDKAEFDANVPKMLCQMDQHLACVNCVRWSQNGQNLASGSDDKLIMIWRKSAGSSGVFGTGGMQKNHESWKCFYTLRGHDGDVLDLAWSPNDVYLASCSIDNTVIIWDAQAFPHSVATLKGHTGLVKGVSWDPLGRFLASQSDDRSIKIWNTTNWSLSHTITEPFEECGGTTHILRLSWSPDGQYLVSAHAMNGGGPTAQIIEREGWKCDKDFVGHRKAVTCVRFHNSILSRQENDGSPSKPLQYCCLAVGSRDRSLSVWMTALQRPMVVIHELFNASILDLTWGPQECLLMACSVDGSIACLKFTEEELGKVISEEEQNAIIRKMYGKNYVNGLGKHAPPLEHPQRLLLPQGDKPTRFPLNNNSEANQRPISKQTETRTKDGKRRITPMFIPLHEDGPTSLNMNIVSSSGSATTALTSCSAAVGAVSAAPPTESAATPLMPLEPLVSKIDLGRLDSRLKTQPASQRRQSLPFDPGQSNEMLRTPRLEEHQSSTSSPSNLNVTATGKSEFVKAALDYRLHVSNGHLKTQHGMLAKVTASDSKEMLWEFYVGSPLVNLNLCGKYAMLCSLDGSMRLISMDTGCPVFPAISLTSSAVHCAFSPDNSLVGVLTECGLLRIWDIAKKVISLAAGCLELINKHGTAAQFSITNQGMPLIGFPSGNSYSYSTSLQSWLVLATKDAIMYHGIRGTLPRDMDQMQQKFPLLSMQASSQNYFSFTGSMELRHSESWQQCAKIRFIENQIKLCEALQSLDELQHWHKMLTFQLATHGSEKRMRVFLDDLLSMPEPGISQFVPKLELMQCVLDTLKPHSEWNRLHLEYTELLKECKSERQKDIFAAPAPPQPKAASSAGSSPRSGEATGEEVTEKDGATAAAAAGVAGSRMAVTTGTSTTTTTTASSSLSSSGSSSSTSGSGSSSSSSSTSSLSVPQPAPSLSPEIQTLDSPTVCIDDEILSASSSLPPLDTSPVEVSPASTSGGAASTSPAASVAGSAPFSSSKIDQT